In the Equus quagga isolate Etosha38 chromosome 6, UCLA_HA_Equagga_1.0, whole genome shotgun sequence genome, CCAAACAAGCAGATCTTGCATGACCTCAGCGCTTCTCCTGGAATCACCCTCTGCCCACCTTGCACATTCTTGGCATGTCTTTCATTCTCTTGTGGTGGCGAGCAAGTGCAGTTGCCAGGTTACTGTTGATGAAGAGTAATTTTTAGAAGCAGAAAGTCAGTGTCCTGGTTCTGAATGATTCATCTTGTACTCTGAGGCCTGTTAAACAGTAACTATTGGTTAGTGCTTAATCTGTTGGATCTTGCTCAACCCATAATTTGAGTATCTGTGATGGatatatcacttttttcttttcactatcttttttttttctcccttttaaagattttttattcttttccctttttctccccaaagccccccagtacagttatatattcttcgttgtgggtccttctagttgtggcatgtgggaggctgcctcagtgtggtttgatgagcagtgccacgtccgtgcccaggattcaaagcaacgaaacactgggccgcctgcagcggagcgcgcgaacttaaccactcggccacggggccaggccctcttTTCACTATCTTTTAAGATAGACAGATTATATTTCCCTTCCAACTGACTCAGAAAAATATGGTGCAGTCATTTCGCATCAaactgtaaaaacaaaatgaatatttactaagtgcAAAGAGAGATGAACTTTCAGCTTTCCACATgaactatttattaaaatgtcaaattgGATTTAACCCCTTGAACCTGAAAGTTTTGGAATGAGAAATGGGTCTCAGAAATGTGGCGCCCCATTTTTGAGCTGCCTTCTCCTTTTGTTCAGCCGACTCTGAGAGGTATAATCCATAGGCAGTTTTCAGAGCCATCCCTCCAAAGGATTTATGTACTgagttatgtgaccttggaccagcctcaaatttcttcatctgtaaaatgggaatagtaatgtCTACCCCCAGAATTGTTGAGGGTAGTGGAATGCAAGTGAAGCATCCATCCATATTATTGTATATGGCTATCAGTAGATATATGCTATTATTATAGTAGTCCTCCAGCAAATGGTAATTATATACTATTTATTTCTTGAGAGGATACTTTCACTTGGTTCAAAGTTCAAAAGATACAAAGAGTTATATgttgtatctttccatttctgtttccCAGCTACATAATTCCCCTCCTTGAAGTCAACTGATGTATCAATTTCTTGTGTATCTTGCTGGAGATATTTTGTATATCTAAAggcaaaaatgtatatttatattctttcccACCTTTTTtacatgaatgaaatcatactatTCCATGTTTCCCTTTCTACCacttaaaaaatgtatcttaGAAGTTGTTCATATaagttaaatttgtttttaaacaattgtGGCTAACTTGACTTAGGCACAgctgtgtatttgtgtatgtgtgtgagagagagggagagaggctctATAAAGGTATCTATTACGCAGATGTGCTCTAACTTAATTACAATTCCAACCCTTACCTGCtggatattcattcattcactcagctaCTACTGATCGAAGGCCCACCACGAGTCAGGCCAGGTCGCGGCAACACAACCAAGAACAACACAGACACGGCCACGTCCGTCGCTGCAGCGAGCGCGGCCGCCGCTCCACCTCGCCGCGTCCTCCGCCGGCCGTGCTTCCGAGCCCCGCGGGCGCGCGGCGGGCGACTGTCAGGCTGCGGCTCCCGGGCCGTCCAGCAGCCACCCCTCCGGTGCGGGCTGGGGTCCCCGGGCGAGGGCGACGCACAGCGTGGAACGACCGCACCCGGCGGCCCCGGAGCTCCACGCCGGTGCGGACGCCGGGGGTGGCCCCGGGCGAGGGCGGGCGCACGCCCGCGTTCCTGTCCCCTCGGCGCCCGAGCAGCACAGGGGCGGCGGAGACCACTTCCTAACGACCCCGCTTTACACAGACGGGAAAGCGAGGCGGGGAGGCGACGGCCGGGGCTGAAGCCCCCAGCCCGGTGGaggcggcgggcgcgggcggaGCCGGGACACAGCGAGTGCGACAGCTGGGCAGCCGCGCCGCCGGCGTCCGCTGGCACCTCGCGCGGCAGGCAGGCCTCGGGCCGCAGCCCTTTAAACTCCCGGCGCGCGGGAAGAGCGGCCCACAGCCGCCGGCGGGCCCTCTCCGGCCGGCGGCCGCGCTGACCGCCCgcgcggggccgggggcggggctccAGCGGGCGACCGGCCAGCGCCGACGGCGCGCGCCGCCCGGAGTTTCGAACGCAGTTGGCCCTCCAGGCGGAAAAAAACACGAGCGCGGCGGCCAATGGCGCGGCGGCCAGGACCCGCgcgccgccggccccgccccgccccgctgGAAGGCAGGCCGGGCGCGGCCATTGGCTCGCGCGGCCTGTCACTCGCCGCCGCGGCCAGCGGGCAGGGGCCTCGCGGTGACTGGCTCCGCCCAGGCGCGAAATGTAACGCGGGAAAAGCCGGGGCAGGGACCGCGGCGGCAGGTTGTTATTTTCGGGGCTCGGCGCCGCGCGTCCCGCTCTCCGTCGCCGCTGCAGCCTGCGTGGAGGGGCGCAGAGGGCGGAGGCGGCTCGACGGCGCTGGGGGCCGGCTCGGGCCGCCGGGGCCGGGCCGCGCTGAGGGTTCCGGGACGCGTCCGCCTGCCATGAGCCGACGGGGCTGAGCCGCCACTCGGAGCAGCGCGGGCGAGCGGAGCGCAGGGCCAGACCCGTGCGCGGGGTGCGGCCGCGCCGCCGGAGCTGCGCATCGAGGCCGGGCGATGATCCGGGGCGTGGAGGCGCCGATGGCGGacgccccgccgccgccgccgccgcccgtcATCTTCTGCCACGACTCCCCGAAGCGGGTGCTGGTGTCGGTCATCAGGACCACCCCGGTCAAGCCTGCGTGCGGCGGGGAgccggagccgccgccgccgctcgtCCCCACTAGCCCCGGCTTCAGCGACTTCATGGTGTACCCGTGGCGCTGGGGCGAGAACGCGCACAACGTGACGCTCAGCCCCGGGGCCGCGGGCGGCGCCGCCGCGGCCGTCCTGCCCGCCGCCGCCGAGCGCCCGGGGCTGCGGGGCCGGGGCGCGCCCCCGCCTGCCGCCTCGGGAggggaggacgaggaggaggcgAGCAGCCCGGACAGCGGCCCCCTCAAGGTGAGCGGGCAGCGGGCGCGGGGCGGCGGGCCCGTTAACGGCGCGGCCGGGAGCCGGCAGCGCCCGCGGacgcggcgggcggggcggggccgagTTTAAAACGCGAGGTCGCTGCGGCCGCTGCGAGGCGGTGGCGGGTGACAGGACGCTGACGTCACTGTCGCGCGCCAAAAAACGGGCccccgcggggggggggggggggggggggggggctatgGTCACGTGACGCCGCCCGGGGAGGCCGTGCCGCGGGAGGCGTGGGGCCAGCAGGTGCAGCGGGCGGGAGCGCGGCCGGGGGCGCGGGGGCGGCGCCCACCCCGGTAGCGGGGCGGGCCCGcgggcctggggccggccctgtgggtGCGGGAGGGCGGGGCTGCGCAGGTCTGCCCCTCGCGGTGGACTCCCGGGCCCTGCTAGGATGCCCTGCCGCGACAGCCCCGGAGCAAGAGGGGCCTTCGGTCCACCTTCCCCGCGGAGTGGGTCCTGGCTGCCTGTCGGTCAGCTGCGGACCGCTCAGCTGGGTGCTGAGCGCGCGCGGCGGCTGGGGCCGCTGGGGTGGCTGACCTCGCGCTGCGCCCAGGCTCGGACTCTTCAGAGCTGGGAACGATGCGACTACCTACGTTTGACGGATCAGGCATCTGAGGCCCAGGGACATTGGTGAAGGGAcctccccagggtcacacagctgggcagtgggagagctgggaccTCGTGGAGCTTTTGTGGATCCTAGTCCTGGAGCCTGTGTTCGGGCTGCCTCTCTGCTGACGTATACTTACCTGCATAGACTGTAAGCTCCAGGAAAGCCGGGACCGTTTCTCCTGGTAAACTCTTCGACTTTGATACCTTACACTTTGTAAATACTGAATAAAGGTGTTCAGTAAGTATTtgtctaatgaatgaatgaatggtgttAACATAAGGTTAATACTCAGTTTCTATGTGTTAGGTGGCATAGAAGATAAGCAGTTCGCTAAAGGTAAAACAAGAAAGTCATCTAATGGATAAGTGCACCTATATTGGCAAATGCTGTATTTATAAACTGAAACAAGTTTGGTTATCATTTTACATGCAGTAGCAAACATGTTAAATCTTTGTGTTGTTTGAGCCCTGAGAAAATTGATACACTTTATCTCACTAATGACATTGTTATTAAAGAAC is a window encoding:
- the LOC124240761 gene encoding translation initiation factor IF-2, producing the protein MRSSGGAAAPRARADASRNPQRGPAPAARAGPQRRRAASALCAPPRRLQRRRRAGRAAPSPENNNLPPRSLPRLFPRYISRLGGASHREAPARWPRRRVTGRASQWPRPACLPAGRGGAGGARVLAAAPLAAALVFFSAWRANCVRNSGRRAPSALAGRPLEPRPRPRAGGQRGRRPERARRRLWAALPARREFKGLRPEACLPREVPADAGGAAAQLSHSLCPGSARARRLHRAGGFSPGRRLPASLSRLCKAGSLGSGLRRPCAARAPRGQERGRAPALARGHPRRPHRRGAPGPPGAVVPRCASPSPGDPSPHRRGGCWTAREPQPDSRPPRARGARKHGRRRTRRGGAAAALAAATDVAVSVLFLVVLPRPGLTRGGPSISSS